The sequence AAGCTGGTCGAAAATCCATGCAAGTGCAAAGCTTTCTTTTCCTTTTGCTTTTGCTTCTTCCTTGAATTTTTCTACCATGTGTGCTGGGAATTGTCCAGTATCAAGAAGGATTCTTCCGACAAGTGTGGATTTCCCGTGATCGACATGACCAATAATAACTAAATTCAAATGTGGTTTTTCTGCCATACTTTTTTTCCTCCATTCAGATACATGCTGATTCAGTATTTAGTTTTTTTCCCTTTGTTTTTCTTGTGTAGGGATTTGGTAGCGTATACTCTTCTTATTTATAAGATTTACCTACTCTTCGACATTGGGACAGAATTAATCCGGGCGTATTCTTGTGATAAAAATATTGTGAAAGAATGCGGTAGAAAATAATGCTATTTCTCGTCGATCTTCTCGTTTCTGTCTCACCAGACCGCCAAAACGTCTTTTATCAGCAGACAAACCAGATTCGCTGAGACAACGGAGAAAATATCCCTTGAGAAACAGGTACGGATCCTCAAGTATCCGTCTAAGAATCCGTGACCATTCCAGACCAATTCGTGCGATGTTCTTCT comes from Candidatus Thermoplasmatota archaeon and encodes:
- a CDS encoding ISNCY family transposase, yielding VSKKGNGYLYVFRLIDIDTGFYVAVGYSNSSEMEAFHKAMNMLAELGISIDSLSLDKYYSSRKVIKLFGEETTLYLIPKKNIARIGLEWSRILRRILEDPYLFLKGYFLRCLSESGLSADKRRFGGLVRQKREDRREIALFSTAFFHNIFITRIRPD